One genomic window of Gossypium hirsutum isolate 1008001.06 chromosome D11, Gossypium_hirsutum_v2.1, whole genome shotgun sequence includes the following:
- the LOC107910952 gene encoding uncharacterized protein encodes MKGKLSLRFIGSYRILKRIRPIAYLLELPPELEWIHDVFHVSMLRRHRFNPLHIVPIEEIEVRLDITFEEKLIQILDRDVKVLRKKIVPLVKVLWWNHGTEEATWEPEDSIRQQYPYLFESGKF; translated from the coding sequence ATGAAGGGCAAGTTGAGCTTGAGGTTCATTGGATCGTATCGTATTTTGAAACGTATCAGACCTATTGCTTATCTATTAGAGTTACCGCCGGAGTTGGAGtggattcatgatgtattccacgtCTCAATGTTGAGACGGCATCGATTTAATCCGTTGCACATTGTCCCTATTGAAGAGATTGAGGTACGACTGGATATAACTTTTGAAGAGAAActtattcagattctggatcgCGATGTTAAGGTATTGAGGAAGAAAATTGTCCCTTTAGTTAAGGTTTTGTGGtggaatcatggcactgaggagGCCACTTGGGAACCTGAAGATTCGATTCGACAGCAATACCCGTATTTGTTTGAGTctggtaaattttga